The Deltaproteobacteria bacterium genome has a segment encoding these proteins:
- a CDS encoding methionine adenosyltransferase gives MPLKDFMFTSESVSEGHPDKMCDQISDAILDALLTEDPQSRVACETLVKTGMAVVAGEITSKAVVPYSDIVRGTIKDIGYTSSDMGFDAETCAVLIAVDRQSPDISQGVTEGEGLHKEQGAGDQGLMFGYACNETDELMPFPIQMAHRLVENLTAVRKSGKVDYLRPDAKSQVSVEYKNGRPVRIDSVVISSQHSPDVAHEKLSAFVLEEVIKKTIPAQYLDAKTRYHVNPTGRFVVGGPMGDCGLTGRKIIVDSYGGYGRHGGGAFSGKDPSKVDRSAAYMARYVAKNVVAAGIATHCELQLSYAIGLAEPLSVLVDTFGTGVLPDDKVAALVREAFDFRPASLVKTLDLKRPIYRSTASYGHFGRKADKGLFPWERTDRAEELRKAAGLGAAKAAAGGR, from the coding sequence ATGCCACTCAAGGATTTCATGTTCACCTCGGAGTCGGTGTCCGAGGGGCACCCCGACAAGATGTGCGACCAGATCTCGGATGCGATTCTCGACGCGCTGCTGACCGAAGATCCGCAGAGCCGGGTCGCGTGCGAAACGCTGGTCAAGACGGGGATGGCCGTGGTGGCGGGCGAGATCACCTCGAAGGCGGTCGTGCCGTATTCCGACATCGTGCGCGGCACGATCAAGGACATCGGCTACACCTCCTCGGACATGGGCTTCGACGCGGAGACCTGCGCCGTCCTGATCGCGGTCGACCGTCAGTCCCCCGACATCTCCCAGGGCGTCACCGAGGGCGAGGGCCTGCACAAGGAGCAGGGCGCGGGCGACCAGGGCCTGATGTTCGGCTACGCCTGCAACGAGACCGACGAGCTCATGCCGTTCCCGATCCAGATGGCGCACCGTCTGGTCGAGAACCTCACGGCGGTCCGCAAGTCCGGGAAGGTGGACTATCTGCGGCCCGACGCCAAGTCGCAGGTATCGGTCGAGTACAAGAACGGCCGGCCGGTGCGCATCGACTCGGTCGTCATCTCGTCGCAGCACTCGCCCGACGTCGCCCACGAGAAGCTCTCCGCGTTCGTTCTCGAAGAAGTCATCAAGAAGACGATCCCCGCGCAGTACCTCGACGCCAAGACGCGCTACCACGTGAACCCGACCGGACGGTTCGTGGTCGGCGGACCGATGGGCGACTGCGGCCTCACCGGCCGCAAGATCATCGTCGACTCCTACGGCGGGTACGGTCGGCACGGCGGCGGCGCCTTCTCGGGCAAGGATCCCTCCAAGGTCGATCGCAGCGCCGCCTACATGGCGCGCTACGTCGCGAAGAACGTGGTGGCGGCCGGCATCGCGACCCACTGCGAGCTGCAGCTCTCGTACGCGATCGGTCTCGCGGAGCCGCTCTCGGTCCTGGTCGATACCTTCGGCACCGGCGTGCTGCCCGACGACAAGGTCGCGGCGCTGGTGCGCGAGGCCTTCGACTTCCGCCCCGCCTCGCTGGTGAAGACGCTCGATCTCAAGCGACCCATCTACCGGTCGACCGCCTCGTACGGCCACTTCGGCCGCAAGGCCGACAAGGGCCTCTTCCCGTGGGAGCGCACCGACCGCGCCGAGGAGCTGCGCAAGGCCGCAGGGCTCGGCGCCGCCAAAGCAGCGGCGGGCGGCCGGTAG
- a CDS encoding HPr family phosphocarrier protein produces the protein MTLLRKERLDADTVRADVEIINQLGLHARAAARFVETASAFTAEVTVANGDESVSGKSILGLMMLAAGQGTQLALVATGPDAEEAIDALADLIAQRFHESA, from the coding sequence ATGACCCTGCTCCGCAAAGAGCGCCTCGACGCGGACACGGTGCGCGCCGACGTCGAGATCATCAACCAACTGGGGTTGCACGCGCGCGCCGCGGCCCGCTTCGTCGAGACCGCGAGCGCGTTCACCGCCGAGGTGACCGTGGCGAACGGCGACGAGTCGGTTTCGGGCAAGAGCATCCTCGGCTTGATGATGCTCGCCGCCGGCCAGGGGACGCAGCTGGCGCTCGTCGCCACCGGGCCCGACGCCGAGGAGGCGATCGATGCCCTGGCGGACTTGATCGCGCAGCGATTTCACGAGAGCGCGTGA
- the rapZ gene encoding RNase adapter RapZ, protein MHVVIVTGLSGSGKSTAIRVLEDLGFYCIDNLPVVLTPKFIELCQNSEEDIPRVALGIDLRERAFLGDYATVLDEIRRAGHRVEILYLDAADDVLVRRFSETRRPHPLADGSNVAAGIVREREGLAGLKALADRIIDTSAFTVHQLRDELRRLLGDLSGGEAVMRVLLLSFGYKYGLPTDVDIVLDVRFLPNPFFVEELRALDGTDPAVARYVLERTETQEFLALTTALLDFSLPLYVREGKRYLTVGLGCTGGRHRSVALALELERRLAGHGCPVRVQHRDANRSS, encoded by the coding sequence GTGCACGTCGTGATCGTCACGGGCCTGTCGGGATCCGGCAAGAGCACGGCCATCCGCGTGCTCGAAGATCTCGGGTTCTACTGCATCGACAACCTGCCGGTCGTGCTGACGCCGAAGTTCATCGAGCTCTGTCAGAATTCGGAGGAGGACATTCCGCGAGTCGCGCTCGGGATCGACCTCCGCGAGCGCGCCTTCCTCGGCGACTACGCGACGGTTCTCGACGAGATCCGGCGCGCCGGCCATCGCGTCGAGATCCTGTACCTCGACGCGGCCGACGACGTCCTGGTGCGACGGTTCAGCGAGACCCGCCGGCCGCATCCGCTCGCCGACGGCTCCAACGTGGCGGCGGGCATCGTCCGCGAACGCGAGGGCCTGGCCGGCCTGAAGGCCCTCGCCGACCGGATCATCGACACGTCGGCCTTCACCGTGCACCAGCTGCGCGACGAGCTGCGACGATTGCTCGGGGACCTCTCCGGCGGCGAGGCCGTGATGCGCGTCCTCCTCCTCTCGTTCGGCTACAAGTACGGCCTCCCGACCGACGTCGACATCGTGCTCGACGTACGGTTTCTGCCCAATCCGTTCTTCGTCGAGGAGCTGCGCGCGCTCGACGGGACCGATCCGGCGGTCGCGCGCTACGTGCTCGAACGCACGGAGACCCAGGAGTTCCTGGCCCTCACGACGGCGCTGCTGGACTTCTCGCTGCCGCTGTACGTTCGCGAGGGCAAGCGGTATCTGACGGTGGGTCTCGGCTGCACCGGAGGCAGACATCGTTCGGTCGCGCTCGCGTTGGAACTGGAGCGGCGATTGGCGGGGCACGGATGTCCGGTGCGGGTGCAACACCGGGACGCGAATCGCTCGTCATGA
- the hprK gene encoding HPr(Ser) kinase/phosphatase: MVTISELLQARGEAWKLTLVAGAAGLGNGVAIPRIQKPGLALAGYLPQIHPERVQVIGRTELGYLATLGDEAARRAVDRVLGERLACLIVSNGTPPPAYFAEAAERHRVPLVTSELKSSELIRNVTAWLEDRLAPHTLIHGVLVEVFGLGVLLLGKSGIGKSEAALDLVTRGHRLVADDVVEARVVGAGRVIGSGAELIRHHMEIRGLGIINVQDLFGIMATLHEKAIQLVAEMFDWSKEERADRLGLEDETHAILDVTLPKVRIPIRPGRSVATIIEVAARNHVLKRLGRHSAREVAARLDSEIARRRRRAAPDETGPRASVANPLERTPGEGPCTS; the protein is encoded by the coding sequence ATGGTGACGATCAGCGAGCTGCTGCAGGCGCGTGGCGAGGCGTGGAAGCTGACGTTGGTCGCCGGCGCCGCCGGGCTCGGAAACGGGGTGGCGATCCCCCGCATCCAGAAGCCGGGCCTCGCGCTCGCCGGGTACCTGCCGCAGATCCACCCCGAGCGGGTTCAGGTGATCGGCCGGACCGAGCTCGGATATCTCGCGACGCTCGGTGACGAGGCCGCGCGCCGCGCGGTCGACCGTGTGCTCGGCGAGCGGCTCGCCTGTCTCATCGTCAGCAACGGCACGCCGCCGCCGGCGTACTTCGCGGAGGCCGCCGAGCGCCATCGCGTGCCGCTCGTCACGAGCGAGCTGAAGAGCTCCGAGCTCATCCGGAACGTGACGGCCTGGCTCGAGGATCGCCTCGCGCCGCACACGCTCATCCACGGCGTGCTCGTCGAGGTGTTCGGCCTCGGTGTCCTGCTGCTCGGCAAGAGCGGCATCGGCAAGAGCGAGGCGGCGCTCGACCTCGTGACGCGCGGGCACCGTCTCGTCGCGGACGACGTCGTCGAGGCGCGCGTCGTCGGCGCGGGCCGGGTGATCGGCTCCGGCGCCGAGCTCATCCGGCATCACATGGAGATCCGGGGCCTCGGCATCATCAACGTGCAGGATCTCTTCGGCATCATGGCGACGCTTCACGAGAAGGCGATCCAGCTCGTCGCCGAGATGTTCGATTGGAGCAAGGAGGAGCGCGCGGACCGGCTCGGGCTCGAGGACGAGACCCACGCCATCCTCGACGTCACCCTGCCGAAGGTCCGCATTCCCATCCGCCCGGGCCGAAGCGTGGCCACGATCATCGAGGTCGCTGCGCGCAACCACGTCCTGAAGCGTCTCGGGCGCCACTCCGCGCGCGAGGTCGCGGCGCGCCTCGACAGCGAGATCGCGCGCCGCCGACGTCGCGCGGCGCCCGACGAGACGGGCCCGCGCGCATCGGTCGCCAACCCGCTCGAGCGTACTCCGGGGGAGGGTCCGTGCACGTCGTGA
- a CDS encoding PTS sugar transporter subunit IIA: protein MKILDILAPDAILPVMKATTKSEALRELASLLATLHPEIDGARLMQVLLDREALGSTAIGEGIAIPHGKMPGVTNVVAAFGRSAAGLPFDSLDGSPTRLFFLLVAPEDSAGIHLKALARVSRLLKDKSFRDRLASGGSQEQLFAIIKEEDEKY, encoded by the coding sequence ATGAAGATCCTCGACATCCTCGCGCCGGACGCGATCCTTCCCGTGATGAAGGCGACGACGAAAAGCGAAGCGTTGCGGGAGCTCGCCTCCCTGCTCGCGACGCTCCACCCGGAGATCGACGGGGCGCGCTTGATGCAGGTGCTCCTCGACCGCGAAGCCCTCGGCAGCACCGCCATCGGGGAGGGCATCGCGATCCCGCACGGCAAGATGCCGGGCGTGACCAACGTGGTAGCGGCCTTCGGGCGCAGCGCCGCCGGCCTGCCCTTCGACTCGCTCGACGGGAGTCCGACGCGTCTCTTCTTCCTGCTGGTCGCGCCCGAGGACTCGGCCGGCATCCATTTGAAGGCGTTGGCGCGCGTGTCGCGTCTCCTCAAGGACAAGAGCTTCCGGGACCGTCTCGCGAGCGGCGGGTCGCAGGAGCAGCTCTTCGCGATCATCAAGGAAGAAGACGAGAAGTACTGA
- the raiA gene encoding ribosome-associated translation inhibitor RaiA: MRINVTFRHMEATDALREHAEKRVRRVAKYVHRPIDAHVILSVVKRRHIAEVILKADRTTMTAKEETGDLYSAIDLAGDKLEHRARKHTEKISDHKRPPRSRRAQIAVRDVPPASPVRDVPGLRMHVLRADSFGRRKGPEVAHTRRLPVKPMSVEEAVMQMDLMSNEFLVFRNAATERLSVVYRRKDGDYGLIEPEAD; the protein is encoded by the coding sequence ATGCGAATCAACGTCACCTTCAGGCACATGGAGGCGACCGACGCGCTCCGCGAGCATGCCGAGAAGCGCGTGCGGCGGGTCGCGAAGTACGTGCATCGGCCGATCGACGCCCACGTGATTCTCTCCGTGGTGAAGCGGCGGCACATCGCCGAGGTCATCCTGAAGGCCGATCGGACCACCATGACGGCGAAGGAGGAGACCGGCGATCTCTACTCGGCCATCGACCTCGCCGGCGACAAGCTCGAGCACCGCGCCCGCAAGCACACCGAGAAGATCTCGGATCACAAGCGCCCGCCGCGCTCGCGCCGCGCGCAGATCGCCGTGCGCGACGTGCCGCCGGCGTCCCCGGTCCGCGATGTCCCGGGCCTGCGCATGCACGTGCTGCGCGCCGACAGCTTCGGACGCCGCAAGGGTCCGGAAGTCGCACACACCAGGCGGCTGCCCGTGAAGCCGATGTCGGTCGAAGAGGCCGTCATGCAGATGGACCTCATGAGCAACGAGTTCCTGGTGTTCCGGAACGCCGCGACCGAGCGGCTCTCGGTCGTGTACAGGCGCAAGGACGGGGACTACGGCCTCATCGAGCCAGAAGCCGATTGA
- the rpoN gene encoding RNA polymerase factor sigma-54, whose translation MALETKLYQKLTQQLVMTPQLRMAIKILQVGRMELEALIVDEMSQNPVLEEIAETTEEPQKVETAFETAEVPTVDGTVATTGAEEWKPTEDAAPEVTAANALGEIDWKDYLDNYGNDFHNAPSGSSNDHDEDKRPALENTLVRTSSLVDHLMWQLRLSDLSEQEQTIIGVIVTNLDGDGYLRLPIEEVAFMAGADLEETERLLKILQGFDPPGVAARSLSECLLLQLAQLGQGNSLAAALVRDHLPALEGKRFDKLARELKVTTNDIAEAQKVIATLEPKPGRDYGDGDVRYVTPDVYIQKVGDELVVTLNDEGLPRLRVSQFYRRVLGQGDSTEAKGYIQDKMRAAAWLIKSIHQRQRTLYMVTQSIIKFQREFFEHGVSHLRPLVLKDVANDIGMHESTVSRATANKYAHTPQGIHELKYFFTSSLRGADGEDVSAESVRKKIKEIIGGEDPSSPFSDQSIAEKLAKDNIDIARRTVAKYRELMGILPSSKRRQFV comes from the coding sequence ATGGCCCTCGAAACCAAGCTCTATCAGAAGCTGACGCAGCAGCTGGTGATGACGCCCCAGCTGCGGATGGCGATCAAGATCCTCCAGGTCGGACGCATGGAGCTCGAGGCGCTCATCGTCGACGAGATGTCGCAGAACCCCGTCCTCGAGGAGATCGCGGAGACGACCGAAGAGCCGCAGAAGGTCGAGACGGCGTTCGAGACGGCCGAGGTGCCGACGGTCGACGGAACCGTCGCCACCACGGGCGCGGAAGAGTGGAAGCCGACGGAGGACGCGGCGCCCGAGGTGACGGCCGCGAACGCGCTCGGCGAGATCGACTGGAAGGACTACCTCGACAACTACGGCAACGACTTCCACAACGCGCCGTCCGGGTCGTCCAACGACCACGACGAGGACAAGCGTCCGGCGCTCGAGAACACGTTGGTGCGGACGAGCTCCCTCGTCGACCATCTGATGTGGCAGCTCCGGCTCTCCGACCTGAGCGAGCAGGAGCAGACCATCATCGGCGTCATCGTCACCAATCTCGACGGCGACGGGTACCTCCGGTTGCCGATCGAGGAAGTGGCGTTCATGGCCGGCGCGGACCTCGAGGAGACCGAGCGGCTCCTCAAGATCCTGCAGGGATTCGATCCCCCCGGGGTCGCGGCCCGCAGCCTTTCGGAATGTCTCCTCTTGCAGCTCGCGCAGCTCGGACAGGGCAATTCGCTCGCGGCGGCGCTGGTGCGCGACCACCTGCCCGCGCTCGAGGGCAAGCGCTTCGACAAGCTCGCGCGCGAGCTCAAGGTCACCACGAACGACATCGCCGAGGCGCAGAAGGTGATCGCGACGCTCGAGCCCAAGCCGGGACGCGACTACGGCGACGGCGACGTGCGCTACGTGACGCCCGACGTCTACATCCAGAAGGTGGGCGACGAGCTCGTGGTCACGCTGAACGACGAGGGCTTGCCGCGTCTGCGCGTGAGCCAGTTCTATCGGCGCGTGCTCGGCCAGGGGGACTCGACCGAGGCCAAGGGTTACATCCAGGACAAGATGCGGGCGGCCGCCTGGCTCATCAAGAGCATCCACCAACGCCAGCGCACGCTGTACATGGTGACGCAGTCGATCATCAAGTTTCAGCGCGAGTTCTTCGAGCACGGGGTGTCGCATCTGAGGCCGCTCGTATTGAAGGACGTCGCGAACGACATCGGCATGCACGAGTCGACCGTGAGCCGCGCGACGGCCAACAAGTACGCCCACACGCCGCAAGGCATCCACGAGCTCAAGTACTTCTTCACCTCGAGTCTGCGCGGGGCCGACGGCGAGGACGTGTCGGCCGAGAGCGTGCGCAAGAAGATCAAGGAGATCATCGGCGGCGAGGACCCGTCGAGCCCCTTCAGCGACCAATCGATCGCCGAGAAGCTCGCGAAGGACAACATCGACATTGCGCGGCGGACGGTGGCGAAGTATCGGGAGCTGATGGGAATCCTGCCGTCGTCCAAGCGCCGTCAGTTCGTCTGA
- the lptB gene encoding LPS export ABC transporter ATP-binding protein: MTESLLTAERLDKSFGGRRVLRDVSVRISAGEVVGLLGPNGAGKTTTFYVIVGLVRPDAGRVVLNGVDVTDLPMFQRARAGISYLPQEASVFRKLTVEENVLAILETLPISAEERQGRLWRLLEELSIAHLAKTKAHALSGGERRRLEITRALVISPAFMLLDEPFAGIDPIAVIDIQNIIRQLKERGIGVLITDHNVRETLGICDRAYILNEGSILEEGIPSHIAQSRQAREIYLGERFSL, from the coding sequence ATGACCGAGTCCCTCCTCACCGCCGAGCGTCTCGACAAGTCCTTCGGGGGGCGCCGCGTCCTGCGCGACGTGTCGGTCCGCATCTCCGCCGGCGAGGTCGTCGGGCTCCTCGGTCCGAACGGCGCCGGTAAGACGACGACCTTCTACGTGATCGTCGGCCTCGTCCGCCCCGACGCCGGACGCGTCGTGCTGAACGGCGTGGACGTGACCGATCTCCCGATGTTCCAGCGTGCCCGCGCCGGGATCAGCTACCTGCCGCAGGAAGCGTCGGTGTTCCGCAAGCTCACGGTCGAGGAAAACGTGCTCGCGATACTGGAGACGTTGCCGATTTCTGCCGAGGAACGCCAGGGACGGCTATGGCGCCTTCTGGAGGAGCTCAGCATCGCGCATCTCGCAAAGACGAAGGCACACGCTTTGTCTGGTGGCGAACGTCGGCGCCTCGAGATCACGCGGGCGCTCGTCATCTCGCCCGCGTTCATGCTGCTCGACGAGCCGTTCGCGGGCATCGATCCGATCGCCGTGATCGACATCCAGAACATCATCCGACAGCTCAAGGAGCGGGGCATAGGCGTGCTGATCACTGACCACAACGTGCGCGAGACGCTCGGCATCTGCGATCGCGCCTACATCCTGAACGAAGGCTCGATCCTCGAGGAAGGGATCCCGTCGCACATCGCCCAGAGCCGCCAAGCGCGGGAAATCTATCTGGGCGAGCGCTTCAGTCTCTGA
- the lptC gene encoding LPS export ABC transporter periplasmic protein LptC, whose amino-acid sequence MVVAVGAVVVQLARSQWAQHLRSLRTRELDFLPQVSQRIQNFRRVKMEGERKVWEIAAREAQYFEEDKQIVVDDPEVSFFVKDDQGVVSVKGKQGKILLDGREMDRVDLEGGIELRFRDYLVQTDRAVYQRADDSVVSPGTVRVTGDGLSLSGDRMTLEMGTQRARFEGNVRTVLERTPEETDANRS is encoded by the coding sequence ATGGTCGTCGCCGTCGGAGCCGTGGTCGTGCAGCTCGCCCGGAGCCAGTGGGCGCAGCACCTGCGCAGCCTCCGGACGCGTGAGCTGGATTTCCTCCCCCAGGTCTCGCAGCGCATCCAGAACTTCCGCCGGGTCAAGATGGAAGGGGAACGGAAGGTCTGGGAGATCGCGGCCCGCGAGGCCCAGTACTTCGAGGAGGACAAGCAGATCGTCGTCGACGACCCGGAGGTGAGCTTCTTCGTGAAGGACGATCAGGGGGTGGTGTCGGTAAAGGGGAAGCAGGGGAAGATCCTGCTCGACGGGCGCGAGATGGATCGGGTCGACCTCGAGGGGGGGATCGAGCTGCGCTTTCGCGACTACCTGGTCCAGACGGATCGGGCCGTCTATCAGCGCGCCGACGATTCCGTGGTGTCCCCCGGGACGGTTCGGGTGACCGGCGACGGTCTCTCGCTCAGCGGCGACCGCATGACGCTCGAGATGGGAACGCAGCGCGCGCGGTTCGAAGGCAACGTGCGCACCGTTCTCGAGCGGACGCCCGAGGAGACGGATGCGAATCGGTCGTGA
- a CDS encoding KpsF/GutQ family sugar-phosphate isomerase, with protein sequence MKRAARTRSAGRAARSAPAPASIEHGRRVLAVEAEALSALAARLDARFDAAVRLIAERGGKVVVTGMGKSGHVGRKVASTLASTGTPAFFLHAAEALHGDLGMLGRQDLVLAVSNSGETSEILKLVPHMKRLGVPLIALVGRVESTLGRTADIVLDASVGEEACPLGLAPTASTTAALAMGDALAVALLEHRGFRPEDFAALHPAGTLGRRLLRVSDLMHVGDAVPRVTVDSRMAEALVEMTAKRLGVAAVVEDDGRLVGVVTDGDLRRALGAGEALMTRSVGDVMGRRPKTVAADALAALAVATMERHAITVLFIVDAHDRLTGVIHLHDLLRAGVV encoded by the coding sequence ATGAAGCGGGCCGCCCGGACGCGTTCGGCCGGGCGTGCGGCGCGGAGCGCGCCGGCGCCGGCGAGCATCGAGCACGGCCGGCGCGTGCTCGCCGTCGAGGCCGAGGCGCTGTCGGCGCTCGCGGCGCGCCTCGACGCGCGGTTCGACGCCGCCGTCCGGTTGATCGCCGAGCGCGGCGGCAAGGTCGTCGTGACCGGGATGGGCAAGTCGGGGCACGTCGGCCGGAAGGTCGCGTCCACGCTCGCGAGCACCGGAACCCCGGCCTTCTTCCTCCACGCCGCGGAGGCGCTGCACGGCGATCTCGGGATGCTGGGACGACAGGATCTCGTGCTGGCCGTGTCGAACAGCGGCGAGACGTCCGAGATCCTGAAGCTCGTGCCGCACATGAAGCGCCTCGGGGTGCCGCTGATCGCGCTGGTCGGCCGCGTCGAGTCGACCCTCGGGCGGACGGCGGACATCGTCCTCGACGCGAGCGTCGGCGAGGAGGCGTGCCCGCTCGGTCTCGCGCCGACGGCGAGCACCACCGCCGCGCTCGCCATGGGGGATGCGCTCGCGGTGGCGCTCCTCGAGCACCGCGGCTTCCGGCCGGAGGATTTCGCGGCCCTGCATCCGGCCGGCACGCTCGGCCGCCGGCTCCTGCGCGTGTCGGACCTGATGCACGTCGGCGACGCGGTGCCGCGCGTGACCGTCGACAGTCGCATGGCGGAGGCGCTCGTCGAGATGACGGCCAAGCGTCTCGGGGTGGCGGCCGTGGTCGAGGACGACGGCCGGCTGGTGGGCGTCGTGACCGACGGCGACCTGCGGCGGGCGCTCGGGGCGGGCGAGGCGTTGATGACGCGGTCCGTAGGCGACGTCATGGGCCGCCGTCCGAAGACCGTCGCCGCCGACGCGCTGGCCGCGCTCGCCGTCGCCACCATGGAGCGACACGCGATCACGGTGCTCTTCATCGTCGACGCCCACGATCGCTTGACGGGCGTGATCCACCTCCACGATCTGCTGCGCGCCGGCGTGGTCTGA
- the kdsA gene encoding 3-deoxy-8-phosphooctulonate synthase, whose amino-acid sequence MSERTVAVGSVVFGNARPFALIAGPCVIESRDSALWHAERIRDVARAAGVPYVFKASFDKANRTSGAGFRGPGMDEGLAILAEVRRDIGVPVLTDVHEASQVPAVAAVVDVMQTPAFLCRQTDFLVAVAAAGKPVNVKKGQFLSPPEMEHVIAKTGAGGNQRILVTERGASFGYNNLVADMRSLAIMARFGYPVIFDATHSVQLPGGAGAASGGQREFVPTLARAAVAVGVAGVFMEVHEDPDRARSDGPNSLRLDDLRPVLTTLVAIDRIVKGTPGAGAPR is encoded by the coding sequence GTGAGCGAACGCACGGTCGCGGTCGGGTCCGTCGTCTTCGGCAACGCGCGGCCGTTCGCGCTGATCGCGGGCCCCTGCGTCATCGAGAGCCGCGACTCCGCGCTGTGGCACGCGGAGCGCATCCGCGACGTCGCGCGCGCGGCCGGCGTGCCGTACGTCTTCAAGGCGTCCTTCGACAAGGCGAATCGGACGTCGGGCGCGGGGTTCCGCGGGCCGGGCATGGACGAGGGCCTCGCCATTCTCGCGGAGGTGCGTCGCGATATCGGCGTGCCGGTCCTGACCGACGTGCACGAAGCGTCGCAGGTGCCGGCGGTCGCCGCGGTGGTCGACGTCATGCAGACGCCCGCGTTTCTCTGCCGGCAGACGGATTTCCTCGTGGCGGTCGCGGCGGCCGGGAAGCCGGTCAACGTCAAGAAGGGGCAGTTCCTCTCGCCGCCGGAGATGGAGCACGTCATCGCGAAGACGGGCGCCGGCGGCAATCAGCGGATCCTCGTCACCGAGCGTGGCGCGAGCTTCGGCTACAACAACCTCGTGGCCGACATGCGCTCGCTCGCGATCATGGCGCGCTTCGGCTACCCCGTGATCTTCGACGCCACCCACAGCGTGCAGCTTCCCGGCGGCGCCGGCGCCGCCTCGGGCGGGCAGCGCGAGTTCGTGCCGACACTGGCGCGCGCGGCGGTCGCGGTCGGGGTCGCGGGCGTGTTCATGGAGGTGCACGAAGATCCCGATCGCGCCAGGAGCGACGGACCGAACTCGCTGCGTCTGGACGACCTGCGGCCCGTGCTCACGACCCTCGTCGCGATCGACCGGATCGTGAAGGGGACGCCCGGCGCTGGAGCGCCGCGATGA